The following is a genomic window from Bacteroidia bacterium.
AGGACGGGGATGCTCGTTCTGCCGCCGGAACCCGCAAGTCCGCGCACCAGCATGAACATGCCGACCGCGTCGTATACGCGACGGTTTTCTTTCCGGGTCTTTTTACTGATCAGCTTTTCTCTGTCATGCAATTCCATGGTGAGAATGGCCGCGGAGGTGTCCAGTTGATAGCGGGTGAGTTCCGCGGGATCGTGCTCGGTTTTCATGGAAAAATCCAGACAATGCGGAAAAGCGGGCTGCAGCAAGGCCTGATTCCTGAGACGCACGTCGATGAATGGCAGGCCGGAGGCGGATTTGGCCATCATTCGTACCCGCATGAGCATACGAGATCCGGCTTGCTGGCTCTCCTGCCGAATGACGATGCTCCCGAGCCGAATGAATTTCCAGCGCACGGCGTAACGCAGCACTTCTCCGTCGGAAAACGGACGCGGCGTGTACGAGGCCGGAACAGAGGAATTCTGGCCCCTGCAAGGGGAGGGGAGCAAGGCCAGGAACAATCCGGTCAAAAGGACCAGAGCGGCGGATCGGATGATGCTACGCATGATCGAACCCGCCTTGCTGATCCTGTTCGTGGAGAAAACTTCTGCATGCGCCGGAGCCGAGTATCAGGCCGCACAGAGCCCGCAGCAGTATGGCGATGAAAAACACTGTGGCGAGTATCCACAGACCGTTCATCGCGAGAAGTCGGGTGAGTATCCATTGAAGCGTTTCCATGACGCACCTCCGTTTCACAGGGTTGTTGCAGTGTTCATGAGAAAACTATCGCAACCCCCGCTCGCGCCTGTCACGAAGTTGTCAGAGTCCTGTCGAAGGTCGTCGGAGTTGTGTCATCATTCGCCAACGTCTCCATCGCGCCCCGCCACCGTCCGGGAAGCATCAATGCACATTTGTGTATCCGAAGATGATGGTGTATCTTTCTCGTATTGATATAAGGACACATATGTCTTAAGCATCGTCCAGGACAGGCGAGCGGCTCCTGCACAGGAGTCGCGTACCCTTCAGGCGTGCAATCCGGGCGATGCGGCATATTCATGAAGAGTCATCCGGGCACGCAACAAGCACCTTTCACATATCTGTACCTTCAGGAGGCTTTTCGTATGAAACAGTGGGACATCTCTTCCGTTCACACCGTCAACCGCATGCTTCTCCTGGCCTTTCTCATCGTCTGTTTCGAATCCGCGAGTGCCCAGCGCTTCCGCGAGGTGGACGATTATGGCTGGGCGAGGGGCGAGAATCACACAGCACCGTTTCTGGTGGATATTGACGGCAACGGTCTGCTTGATCTGATTGTGGGCACGGAATACAGCGGATTGATGCGCTGGGAGCAGAGTGCGGGGAATCCGGACCAGTTCCGTCGAATACAGCGCGATTTTCTGATGCCGGCTGAGGGGTCGCGTGTCTGTCCGGTGTACCACGATCTGGACGGCGATGGCAAGCTCGATCTGCTGCTTGCCGACCAGGCGGGCTGGGTGCATCACTACGTGCAAAAGGAGGCACACAGTACAGAATTCACCCTGTACAAGGAGAAAATGTCGGATATCAAGGTCTGGTCCGCAGGAAGAATCTGGCTGGGCGATCTGGATGGAAACGGGCTGCTGGATATCATCACGGGCAGTTCGCAACAATCCGTCTTTCGTTACGAACAGAAGTCAACACAGTCCTTTGAATTCGCCAAAATGCGCGATGTGCGTATTCCGATCAGTACCTACTACCTCGCACCGACGCTGCACGACATAGACGGCGACGGACTGCTCGAGATGCTGCTCGGAAGTCACGATTTCAAGATCCGTCTGCTCCGGCAGCATGCGGCGGTGAAGGATTCCTTCCTGCTCGTGTCGGATACGTGGAACGGTATTATTGACGTCGAGAACGCCACGCCTGTGCTCACCGATGCTGACGGCGATGGTTTACTGGACATGTTCTGTGGGAGCAAGGGCGGACTGATTCATCATTATGAGCAAGTAACCCCGAACGGCTTGGACGGCTGGGTGTTACGGAGCAATAACCTGCTGGGCACCTGGGATTTCGGCTTGCGAAGTCATTCCCTTGTGTACGATCTGGACAAGGACGGCAGGCTGGACATTTTGCGCACCGATGTTCCCGATGAAAGTGATTCGAGAGACAGAGCGGTGCAGCATTTTCGGCAAACAGCCATCGGGGCGCTGACCGTAGAGCATGTGGGGGTTCTTCCGGGTATCGTTGCGGGGATTCACGACAAGCTCGCGGTGACCGACCTGGACGGAGACGGACAACTGGATTTCTTTCTGATCCGCAATGGCAAGGGCATGGAGCATTACCGGCAACGCAGCGGCGCGCCATTCGCATTCGACCTGGTAACGTCGAATTTCCTGTCCGATATTCCATGGACCGACCCCTTCGTGCCCTCGGTCGTCGATCTCGATGGAAACGGGAAGCTGGATATGCTGCTGTTCTACTCGAATAATCGCGTTGCGCGCCTCGAACAGCAGACGCCGGGATCGTTATCTTTCGTCATGCTCGAGGAAAGCTGGATGAATTCGCAGGAGTTTTATCCCGACGCGCATATCCTGGATTACGACAGGGATGGCTTGTACGACATGATACTGGGTGGACGCATGGGGAAGCTGGCGCATTACCGCCAAAGCGCCGCGAATGCGACGACGTTTGAGAAAGGGAACCTCGACCTCTCCGCGATAAACGTCAAACTGCATTCACAGCCCTTTGTGGTGGATGTGAACGATGATGGACGACTCGATTTCGTGGTGGGCGACGGAGCCGGAGGGTTGTCGCTGTACACGAATGAAGGACCCGCTTCGGTACCGTCCCGCGAAGCTGTCTCCGGTGATTTCCGAATTGCGCGGCTTTCACCCAATCCAAGCTCGGGAGCTGCGGCGCTGGCAATCGAGTTGCGCAAACCGCTGCGTATCACTGTCGCTGTGTATGATGTGCTCGGCAGAGAAGTCGCGCGTCCGTTGGACGGCGTGACGATGCGTGAAGGCCTTCAACATATCGGCCTCGAGTTACAGGGGTTGCCCGCCGGACAGTACTCCGTGCTGGCGGAAGCGGATGGGCAGAATAGCGCGGTGACACTGATCAAGCACTAGCGCGTATGCATTCGGATGCCCCTGGTCTGGTCGCGCGCTGCGAAGGATACGCATTCGCAAGCGCTTGCATACCGCTACGATATCAGAACAACGGGATTGCGCGCACCCGCTGTGCGCAGCTCCGGCAGACTGGTGAGCGCAACATTCGCTGACATAATAATGGCGCGACCGGAACATGACTCCGGTCGCGCCGTTTCGTTCAGCAGGCAGAGTGCCTTCAGGCGGAGCTGGAGAACTCGTGCCGGGCCTTTCGGCCTGCTCGTTCAGAGCCCGACCACCATGACGCGGGTCTGGCGTGTTCCCTGCGCATCGAGGTGGTAGTAGTATGTACCCGCGGGAAGCAGCCGCGCATCGAACGCGACAGTATGCCGGCCTTCGGGCAGCCGGCTGTCGAGCATCGACCGCAGTTCCCGACCGAGAAGATCAAATACCCTTATCCGCACATCTGCCTCGGCCGAGAGTTCGAAGTCGATATACGTAAGCGAGACGGCAGGATTCGGATAGTTCTGCTCCAGTACACAGTGAAAGGGCTGGGCAGGCGCTTCCTTCAGCGCTGCTTCGCACTTGCTTATCACACCGAGACTGCTGTTGAAGGTTCGGCCGCTGACGGAGACGTCTGTGACTGTGAAGCACCAGGTGCCGGATGGATTTTTCACCGGCGCAGTCTCCAAAATGACCTGACCGTTGCTGCCCGTATTGCCATTGAGCGTACCGGAGTTCGGGCCGCTGTAACTCACACCCACAGCCGCTCCCGCAACAGGGAGTTGTGTATCATCGAGTACGAGAATGACGTCCCGGCCAGCCCATTTACCCCCTGGCTTGGAAACTCTGCTGACTGTCTGATTCCCGACGTAGGCATAGGCATTCGCGGAGGCGACAGTGACAGTCACCTTGACTGTGACGCTCGCGTTTCCATCATCCGTGACGGTAACCTTTGCGGTATATACGCCGGGTGAAGTGTACGTGTGGTTCGCGGTATG
Proteins encoded in this region:
- a CDS encoding T9SS type A sorting domain-containing protein, producing the protein MKQWDISSVHTVNRMLLLAFLIVCFESASAQRFREVDDYGWARGENHTAPFLVDIDGNGLLDLIVGTEYSGLMRWEQSAGNPDQFRRIQRDFLMPAEGSRVCPVYHDLDGDGKLDLLLADQAGWVHHYVQKEAHSTEFTLYKEKMSDIKVWSAGRIWLGDLDGNGLLDIITGSSQQSVFRYEQKSTQSFEFAKMRDVRIPISTYYLAPTLHDIDGDGLLEMLLGSHDFKIRLLRQHAAVKDSFLLVSDTWNGIIDVENATPVLTDADGDGLLDMFCGSKGGLIHHYEQVTPNGLDGWVLRSNNLLGTWDFGLRSHSLVYDLDKDGRLDILRTDVPDESDSRDRAVQHFRQTAIGALTVEHVGVLPGIVAGIHDKLAVTDLDGDGQLDFFLIRNGKGMEHYRQRSGAPFAFDLVTSNFLSDIPWTDPFVPSVVDLDGNGKLDMLLFYSNNRVARLEQQTPGSLSFVMLEESWMNSQEFYPDAHILDYDRDGLYDMILGGRMGKLAHYRQSAANATTFEKGNLDLSAINVKLHSQPFVVDVNDDGRLDFVVGDGAGGLSLYTNEGPASVPSREAVSGDFRIARLSPNPSSGAAALAIELRKPLRITVAVYDVLGREVARPLDGVTMREGLQHIGLELQGLPAGQYSVLAEADGQNSAVTLIKH
- a CDS encoding DUF3108 domain-containing protein translates to MRSIIRSAALVLLTGLFLALLPSPCRGQNSSVPASYTPRPFSDGEVLRYAVRWKFIRLGSIVIRQESQQAGSRMLMRVRMMAKSASGLPFIDVRLRNQALLQPAFPHCLDFSMKTEHDPAELTRYQLDTSAAILTMELHDREKLISKKTRKENRRVYDAVGMFMLVRGLAGSGGRTSIPVLIDGEIVESRAHSSAAIEYLEVPAFPKSLPVTKTVIRSDWVNNAAGGLGGNIDVWCTADGAALPLRAEMGIAIGSIVLELEEVQRPGWSTQQCAELRDSKTTRQGGAQ